A section of the Oncorhynchus nerka isolate Pitt River linkage group LG3, Oner_Uvic_2.0, whole genome shotgun sequence genome encodes:
- the LOC135563616 gene encoding keratin-associated protein 4-12-like, with protein MCERVHVLYVRACARTACASVCTYCMCGVCTYCMCGVCTYCMCGVCTYCMCERVHVLYVRRVHVLHVRRVHVLYVRACARTACASVCTYCMCERVHVLHVRACARTVCASVCTYCMCERVHVLYVRACARTVCASVCTYCMCERVHVLRVRACARTVCASVCTYCVCERVHVLHVRACARTACASVCTYCVCERVHVLRVRACARTACASVCTYCVCERVHVLYVRACALMEPLKALANSTLPSSGDSGM; from the exons ATGTGCGAGCGTGTGCACGTACTGTATGTGCGAGCGTGTGCACGTACTGCATGTGCGAGCGTGTGCACGTACTGTATGTGCGGCGTGTGCACGTACTGCATGTGCGGCGTGTGCACGTACTGTATGTGCGGCGTGTGCACGTACTGCATGTGCGAGCGTGTGCACGTACTGTATGTGCGGCGTGTGCACGTACTGCATGTGCGGCGTGTGCACGTACTGTATGTGCGAGCGTGTGCACGTACTGCATGTGCGAGCGTGTGCACGTACTGTATGTGCGAGCGTGTGCACGTACTGCATGTGCGAGCGTGTGCACGTACTGTATGTGCGAGCGTGTGCACGTACTGCATGTGCGAGCGTGTGCACGTACTGTATGTGCGAGCGTGTGCACGTACTGTATGTGCGAGCGTGTGCACGTACTGCATGTGCGAGCGTGTGCACGTACTGCGTGTGCGAGCGTGTGCACGTActgtgtgtgcgagcgtgtgcACGTACTGCGTGTGCGAGCGTGTGCACGTACTGCATGTGCGAGCGTGTGCACGTACTGCGTGTGCGAGCGTGTGCACGTACTGCGTGTGCGAGCGTGTGCACGTACTGCGTGTGCGAGCGTGTGCACGTACTGCATGTGCGAGCGTGTGCACGTACTGCGTGTGCGAGCGTGTGCACGTACTGTATGTGCGAGCGTGTGCAC TGATGGAGCCTCTGAAAGCATTAGCCAACTCCACCCTCCCTTCTAGTGGCGACTCAGGAATGTAA
- the LOC115101283 gene encoding carcinoembryonic antigen-related cell adhesion molecule 6-like isoform X1 codes for METAVAISLTLFILTGICAGQGLFPQGSVNGAEGGTAMFITNLIPPAQPFITISWSVGGANIITSTGGDSIGPGYEDRITLNKTTGSLELRNLTLADSGGYRVAITTATVETINGSTELVVYENVSDANITGPSNHLFADVSSANLTCEAAGNITTIQWTKEGQPLSAGGNILFSEENRKVSISPVKRHDSGEYVCKLTNPASSATASYRMIVNYGPESMTILGQNITEVESFTLIYCSVQSVPPATFTWLFNGQQTGVHEAGYIIRSVSYNNSGDYRCDARNDLTGNVISGDHSLSVRDKSPPPLSPEGAAGIAVAVMLVVVAVALGLYFGITHQRNNSTNTTETGSSHAPDTSHGPGTSLAPDTSHGPGAKGGRVYENVGPPLPPPRGSNIYNRSIKC; via the exons ATGGAAACTGCAGTagccatctctctcactctgttcatACTCACAG GTATCTGTGCTGGTCAGGGTCTGTTTCCACAAGGTTCTGTGAATGGAGCAGAAGGAGGGACAGCGATGTTCATCACAAATCTAATCCCACCAGCCCAGCCGTTCATAACAATATCCTGGAGTGTTGGTGGAGCCAACATTATAACCTCTACCGGTGGTGACTCTATAGGGCCTGGATACGAAGACAGGATCACTCTGAACAAAACTACTGGATCTCTGGAGCTCAGGAATCTGACCCTGGCTGACAGTGGAGGATACAGAGTGGCTATAACAACAGCTACAGTAGAAACAATCAATGGATCAACTGAACTGGTTGTGTATG AGAATGTTTCTGATGCCAACATCACAGGACCATCAAACCATCTGTTTGCAGATGTGAGCTCCGCCAACTTAACCTGTGAGGCTGCTGGTAACATCACTACTATACAATGGACGAAGGAAGGTCAGCCTCTGTCTGCTGGTGGCAATATATTATTCTCAGAGGAAAACAGGAAAGTATCCATCAGTCCTGTGAAGAGACACGACAGCGGAGAATATGTGTGTAAACTCACCAACCCTGCCAGCTCTGCTACTGCCTCCTATAGAATGATAGTAAACT ATGGACCAGAGTCCATGACCATCCTGGGCCAAAACATTACTGAGGTGGAGTCATTCACCCTTATTTACTGCTCTGTTCAGTCTGTACCGCCTGCTACGTTCACCTGGTTGTTCAATGGGCAGCAGACAGGTGTACATGAAGCTGGATACATCATAAGGAGCGTCAGCTACAACAACAGCGGGGACTACAGATGTGATGCTAGGAATGATCTCACCGGAAATGTTATCAGTGGGGACCACAGTCTGTCAGTGAGAG ATAAATCCCCTCCACCCCTAAGCCCAGAGGGAGCAGCAGGGATAGCAGTCGCTGTGATGTTGGTAGTGGTTGCTGTAGCTCTTGGTCTCTATTTCGGCATAACTCATCAACG GAACAATTCCACAAATACTACTGAGACAG GAAGCAGCCATGCACCTGACACCAGCCATGGACCAGGAACCAGCCTTGCACCTGACACCAGCCATGGACCAGGAGCAAAAG GTGGTCGTGTGTATGAGAATGTAGGACCTCCATTACCACCTCCAAGA GGCTCCAACATATACAACAGAAGTATAAAGTG CTGA
- the LOC115101283 gene encoding carcinoembryonic antigen-related cell adhesion molecule 6-like isoform X2, which translates to METAVAISLTLFILTGICAGQGLFPQGSVNGAEGGTAMFITNLIPPAQPFITISWSVGGANIITSTGGDSIGPGYEDRITLNKTTGSLELRNLTLADSGGYRVAITTATVETINGSTELVVYENVSDANITGPSNHLFADVSSANLTCEAAGNITTIQWTKEGQPLSAGGNILFSEENRKVSISPVKRHDSGEYVCKLTNPASSATASYRMIVNYGPESMTILGQNITEVESFTLIYCSVQSVPPATFTWLFNGQQTGVHEAGYIIRSVSYNNSGDYRCDARNDLTGNVISGDHSLSVRDKSPPPLSPEGAAGIAVAVMLVVVAVALGLYFGITHQRNNSTNTTETGSSHAPDTSHGPGTSLAPDTSHGPGAKGGRVYENVGPPLPPPRGSNIYNRSIK; encoded by the exons ATGGAAACTGCAGTagccatctctctcactctgttcatACTCACAG GTATCTGTGCTGGTCAGGGTCTGTTTCCACAAGGTTCTGTGAATGGAGCAGAAGGAGGGACAGCGATGTTCATCACAAATCTAATCCCACCAGCCCAGCCGTTCATAACAATATCCTGGAGTGTTGGTGGAGCCAACATTATAACCTCTACCGGTGGTGACTCTATAGGGCCTGGATACGAAGACAGGATCACTCTGAACAAAACTACTGGATCTCTGGAGCTCAGGAATCTGACCCTGGCTGACAGTGGAGGATACAGAGTGGCTATAACAACAGCTACAGTAGAAACAATCAATGGATCAACTGAACTGGTTGTGTATG AGAATGTTTCTGATGCCAACATCACAGGACCATCAAACCATCTGTTTGCAGATGTGAGCTCCGCCAACTTAACCTGTGAGGCTGCTGGTAACATCACTACTATACAATGGACGAAGGAAGGTCAGCCTCTGTCTGCTGGTGGCAATATATTATTCTCAGAGGAAAACAGGAAAGTATCCATCAGTCCTGTGAAGAGACACGACAGCGGAGAATATGTGTGTAAACTCACCAACCCTGCCAGCTCTGCTACTGCCTCCTATAGAATGATAGTAAACT ATGGACCAGAGTCCATGACCATCCTGGGCCAAAACATTACTGAGGTGGAGTCATTCACCCTTATTTACTGCTCTGTTCAGTCTGTACCGCCTGCTACGTTCACCTGGTTGTTCAATGGGCAGCAGACAGGTGTACATGAAGCTGGATACATCATAAGGAGCGTCAGCTACAACAACAGCGGGGACTACAGATGTGATGCTAGGAATGATCTCACCGGAAATGTTATCAGTGGGGACCACAGTCTGTCAGTGAGAG ATAAATCCCCTCCACCCCTAAGCCCAGAGGGAGCAGCAGGGATAGCAGTCGCTGTGATGTTGGTAGTGGTTGCTGTAGCTCTTGGTCTCTATTTCGGCATAACTCATCAACG GAACAATTCCACAAATACTACTGAGACAG GAAGCAGCCATGCACCTGACACCAGCCATGGACCAGGAACCAGCCTTGCACCTGACACCAGCCATGGACCAGGAGCAAAAG GTGGTCGTGTGTATGAGAATGTAGGACCTCCATTACCACCTCCAAGA GGCTCCAACATATACAACAGAAGTATAAAGTG A